One Malaclemys terrapin pileata isolate rMalTer1 chromosome 21, rMalTer1.hap1, whole genome shotgun sequence DNA window includes the following coding sequences:
- the GAPDHS gene encoding glyceraldehyde-3-phosphate dehydrogenase, testis-specific, whose protein sequence is MAELTVGINGFGRIGRLVLRACLEKGLKVVAINDPFIDLNYMVYMFKYDSTHGRYSGEVKAEDGKLVVDGSEISVFQCMKPSEIPWGDAGALYVVESTGVFLSIDKASAHIQGGAKRVVVSAPSPDAPMFVMGVNEDKYDPSSMTIVSNASCTTNCLAPLAKVIHDNFGIVEGLMTTVHAYTATQKTVDGPSAKAWRDGRGAHQNIIPASTGAAKAVGKVIPELNGKLTGMAFRVPVSDVSVVDLTCRLAKPATYAEIKEAMKKASEGPMAGILGYTEDEVVSSDFIGDSHSSIFDAGAGISLNDNFVKLISWYDNEYGYSNRVADLLSHMYTKEN, encoded by the exons ATGGCTGAGCTCACTGTTGGAATTAATGG ATTTGGCCGTATCGGGCGTCTGGTCCTCCGAGCCTGCCTGGAGAAGGGACTCAAAGTGGTGGCCATCAATGACCCCTTCATTGACCTCAACTACATG GTGTACATGTTCAAGTATGACTCCACTCACGGGCGCTACAGCGGCGAGGTGAAGGCTGAAGATGGCAAGCTGGTGGTGGACGGCAGTGAGATCTCGGTGTTCCAGTG CATGAAGCCCAGTGAGATTCCCTGGGGTGACGCAGGAGCTCTCTACGTTGTCGAGTCCACCGGAGTCTTCCTCAGCATTGACAAAGCTTCG GCCCATATACAAGGCGGAGCCAAGCGAGTGGTGGTGAGCGCCCCATCCCCCGATGCTCCCATGTTCGTCATGGGTGTCAATGAGGACAAGTATGACCCATCCAGCATGACAATTGTCAG CAATGCCTCCTGCACCACCAACTGCCTGGCGCCTCTGGCCAAGGTGATCCATGACAACTTCGGCATTGTGGAAGGACTCATG ACCACAGTGCATGCCTACACTGCCACACAGAAAACTGTGGATGGACCCTCTGCCAAGGCCTGGCGCGACGGAAGGGGCGCCCACCAGAACATCATCCCAGCATCCACTGGTGCTGCCAAAGCAGTTGGCAAGGTCATCCCAGAGCTGAACGG GAAGCTCACCGGCATGGCGTTCCGTGTGCCTGTCTCTGACGTCTCCGTCGTGGACCTAACCTGCCGCCTTGCCAAGCCGGCGACCTATGCTGAAATCAAAGAGGCCATGAAGAAGGCTTCCGAGGGCCCCATGGCTGGGATCCTGGGGTACACAGAAGATGAG GTGGTCTCTTCTGATTTCATCGGCGACAGCCATTCCTCCATTTTTGACGCTGGAGCTGGGATCTCCCTCAATGATAACTTTGTGAAGCTCATCTCCTG GTATGACAACGAATATGGCTACAGTAACCGCGTTGCAGACCTCCTGAGTCACATGTACACCAAGGAGAACTGA
- the TMEM147 gene encoding transmembrane protein 147, with protein sequence MTLFHFGNCFALAYFPYFITYKCSGLSEYNAFWRCVQAGATYLFVQLCKMLFLATFFPTWEGGAGAYDFVGEFMKATVDLADLVGLHLVMSRNAGKGEYKIMVAAMGWATAELVMSRCIPLWVGARGIEFDWKYIQMSIDSNISLVHYIAMAALVWMFTRYDLPKRYRLPLTLLLGLSVYKAFFMESFVHVFLLGSWMALLVKAVITGFLALSSLGLFVTLVHGN encoded by the exons ATGACCCTCTTCCACTTTGGCAACTGCTTCGCGCTGGCCTATTTCCCCTACTTCATCACCTACAAGTGCAGCGGCCT gTCGGAGTATAACGCTTTCTGGAGATGTGTCCAAGCTGGGGCTACCTACCTCTTTGTCCAGCTCTGCAAG ATGCTGTTCTTGGCCACTTTCTTTCCCACCTGGGAGGGTGGAGCCGGGGCTTACGATTTTGTGGGG GAGTTCATGAAGGCCACGGTGGACCTGGCTGATCTGGTGGGGCTGCACCTGGTGATGTCGAGGAACGCGGGGAAGGGCGAGTACAAGATCATGGTGGCAGCCATGGGATGGGCAACGGCCGAGCTCGTCATGTCCAG GTGCATTCCTCTCTGGGTGGGAGCCCGCGGCATTGAGTTTGACTGGAAATATATCCAGATGAGCATAGACTCCAACATCAGTCTG GTTCACTACATCGCCATGGCTGCCCTGGTGTGGATGTTCACCCGCTACGacctgcccaagcgctaccgccTGCCCCTCACCCTGCTGCTGGGCCTCAGTGTCTACAAGGCCTTCTTCATGGA aTCCTTTGTTCATGTCTTCCTGCTGGGCAGCTGGATGGCGCTACTGGTCAAAGCTGTCATCACCGGCTTCCTGGCGCTCAGTTCCCTGGGTCTCTTCGTTACCTTGGTCCACGGAAACTaa